The Macaca fascicularis isolate 582-1 chromosome 1, T2T-MFA8v1.1 genome includes a window with the following:
- the FNDC10 gene encoding fibronectin type III domain-containing protein 10: MRAPPLLLLLAACAPPPCAAAAPTPPGWEPAPDAPWCPYKVLPEGPEAGGGRLCFRSPARGFRCQAPACTLHAPAGRSLRASVLRNRSVLLQWRLAPAAARRVRAFALNCSWRGAYTRFPCERVLLGASCRDYLLPDVHDGVLYRLCLQPLPLRAGPAAPAPEPPEPAECVEFTAEPAGMQDIVVAMTAVGGSICVMLVVICLLVAYITENLMRPALARPGLRRHP; this comes from the coding sequence ATGCGCGCcccgccgctgctgctgctgctggccgcCTGCGCGCCGCCGCCCTGCGCCGCGGCCGCCCCGACGCCACCGGGCTGGGAGCCGGCCCCCGACGCGCCCTGGTGCCCCTACAAGGTGCTGCCCGAGGGCCCCGAGGCGGGCGGCGGGCGCCTGTGCTTCCGCAGCCCCGCGCGCGGCTTCCGCTGCCAGGCTCCGGCCTGCACGCTGCACGCCCCGGCCGGCCGCTCCCTGCGCGCCAGCGTCCTGCGCAACCGCAGCGTCCTCCTGCAGTGGCGCCTGGCCCCGGCCGCCGCGCGCCGCGTGCGCGCCTTCGCGCTCAACTGCTCATGGCGCGGCGCCTACACGCGCTTCCCGTGCGAGCGCGTGCTCCTCGGGGCCTCCTGCCGCGACTACCTGCTGCCCGACGTGCACGACGGCGTCCTCTACCGCCTGTGCCTGCAGCCGCTGCCGCTGCGCGCTGGGCCCGCCGCCCCCGCGCCAGAGCCCCCCGAGCCCGCCGAGTGCGTAGAGTTCACCGCCGAGCCGGCCGGCATGCAGGACATCGTGGTGGCCATGACGGCGGTGGGCGGCTCCATCTGCGTCATGCTGGTGGTCATCTGCCTGCTGGTGGCCTACATCACCGAGAACCTCATGCGCCCGGCCCTCGCGCGCCCCGGCCTGCGCAGACACCCCTGA